The Vicia villosa cultivar HV-30 ecotype Madison, WI unplaced genomic scaffold, Vvil1.0 ctg.001359F_1_1, whole genome shotgun sequence genome contains a region encoding:
- the LOC131634818 gene encoding cytochrome P450 71D11-like: MDSQNFDLLALVSLLLFILVALKTGRNLKKKGSSLPNLPPGPWKLPIIGHIHHLVTSTPHRKLRDLAKVHGPLMQLQLGEIFAVVVSSPDYAREVLKTHDVVFASRPKIVSMDIISYGCTDIAFSPYGNYWRQLRKICKMELLTAKRVGSFRPIREEVLTNLIKRIDSQQGSAINITQLVVSSTFAIITKAAFGKECRVQEELASLGNGESVGGGFDIGELFPSAKWLQLVSGLRSKIERLHRQIDELLEKVIIEHKEAKSKAKEGQGEVDEDLVDVLLKFQGGNDSDEDICLTDNNIKAIILDIFGAGGDTSASTIVWAMSELIKDQRVMKKAQDEVREIFNMRGNIGENYINELEYLKSIVKETLRLHPPAPLLLPRECGQACEIDGYHIPIKTKVIVNAWAIGRDPKYWIEPERFYPERFIGSPIDYKGSNFEYIPFGAGRRMCPGITFGLINVELALALLLYHFEWKLPNGMKGEDLDMTEQFGASIKRKHDLYLIPTSPLPSVVS, translated from the exons ATGGATTCTCAAAATTTTGACTTATTAGCACTTGTCTCCCTTTTACTCTTCATTCTTGTGGCACTGAAAACTGGGAGGAATCTCAAGAAAAAAGGCTCATCTCTTCCAAATCTACCCCCAGGACCATGGAAGTTACCTATTATAGGACACATACACCATCTAGTGACCTCTACACCACATAGAAAATTAAGAGACTTGGCCAAAGTTCATGGACCCTTGATGCAACTACAGCTTGGAGAGATCTTTGCAGTTGTTGTTTCCTCGCCAGATTATGCTAGGGAGGTACTTAAAACACATGATGTTGTATTTGCATCTAGGCCTAAGATTGTATCTATGGACATAATATCATATGGATGCACAGATATTGCATTTTCACCTTATGGAAATTATTGGAGACAGTTGCGAAAAATATGCAAAATGGAGCTTTTAACCGCAAAACGTGTTGGTTCGTTTAGGCCAATAAGGGAAGAAGTGCTTACAAATCTCATCAAAAGGATTGATTCACAGCAAGGGTCAGCCATCAACATCACTCAGCTTGTGGTTTCGTCGACATTTGCTATCATTACAAAGGCTGCATTTGGCAAGGAATGCAGAGTTCAAGAAGAGCTTGCGTCTTTGGGAAATGGAGAATCGGTTGGAGGAGGTTTTGACATAGGTGAACTGTTTCCGTCTGCTAAATGGCTTCAACTTGTTTCTGGTTTGAGGTCAAAAATTGAGAGGTTGCATAGACAAATTGACGAGTTACTAGAAAAGGTCATCATTGAACATAAAGAAGCAAAGTCAAAAGCAAAAGAAGGCCAAGGTGAAGTAGACGAAGATCTAGTCGATGTTCTTCTAAAGTTTCAAGGTGGTAATGATAGTGACGAAGATATATGCTTAACTGACAACAATATCAAAGCTATAATCCTG GACATTTTTGGTGCTGGAGGCGATACATCAGCTTCTACCATAGTTTGGGCAATGTCAGAGTTGATAAAGGATCAAAGAGTGATGAAGAAAGCACAAGATGAAGTGAGAGAAATCTTCAACATGAGAGGAAATATTGGTGAAAACTATATAAATGAACTAGAATATTTGAAGTCTATTGTGAAAGAGACATTAAGATTACACCCTCCAGCTCCTCTTTTGCTTCCAAGAGAATGTGGACAAGCATGTGAGATAGATGGGTATCATATACCAATCAAAACCAAAGTAATAGTCAATGCATGGGCAATCGGAAGAGATCCTAAGTACTGGATTGAACCAGAGAGGTTCTATCCAGAAAGATTCATCGGTAGCCCTATTGATTATAAAGGGAGTAATTTTGAGTACATTCCTTTTGGTGCTGGAAGAAGAATGTGCCCGGGCATCACATTCGGTCTGATAAATGTTGAGCTAGCCCTTGCATTGTTGCTGTATCACTTTGAATGGAAGCTTCCCAATGGAATGAAAGGTGAGGATTTGGACATGACTGAGCAATTTGGAGCTAGCATCAAAAGAAAACATGACTTGTACTTGATACCCACTTCTCCTCTTCCTTCTGTTGTAAGCTAA